In one Rutidosis leptorrhynchoides isolate AG116_Rl617_1_P2 chromosome 8, CSIRO_AGI_Rlap_v1, whole genome shotgun sequence genomic region, the following are encoded:
- the LOC139862221 gene encoding enoyl-[acyl-carrier-protein] reductase [NADH] 2, chloroplastic-like, whose protein sequence is MTITTVATSMPIAVSRARPSAYSFHEVSESNNVVFSRGSSFAKLKSSCNMYSTQLISQYVKNGVPRFRKMTTKAMSDSSDKNTLPGLPIDLRGKRAFVAGIGDDNGYGWAIAKSLAAAGAEILVGTWVPILNIFETSLRQGRFDKSRVLPDGSLMNITKVYPLDAVFDTPEDVPEDVKSSKRYMGSTKWTIKEVADSVKDDFGSIDILVHSLANGPEVIKQLLETSRYGYLGAISSSSYSFVSLLKHFLPIMNPGSATISLSYMASERIIPGYGGGMSAAKAALECDTRVLAFEAGRIKGIRVNTISAGPLRSRAAKAIGTGTIDMMINYSLQNAPIQKELFAEEIGNAAAFLASPLASAITGTTLYVDNGLNAMGMAVDSPTISEHPMIQKKLTQ, encoded by the exons ATGACAATAACTACGGTTGCCACTAGTATGCCCATTGCTGTATCACGTGCACGACCGTCTGCCTATTCTTTTCATGAAGTTTCAGAATCGAACAATGTCGTTTTCAGCAGAGGATCATCGTTTGCTAAGCTTAAAAGCTCATGTAACATGTACTCTACACAATTAATATCCCAGTATGTAAAAAACGGTGTTCCGAGGTTCAGAAAGATGACCACAAAAGCCATGTCAGATTCGAGTGACAAAAATACCCTTCCGGGGCTGCCTATTGATTTGAGAG GAAAAAGGGCATTCGTTGCAGGTATAGGTGATGATAATGGATATGGTTGGGCCATAGCCAAATCTCTTGCTGCTGCTGGTGCCGAGATTCTTGTTGGCACGTGGGTCCCA ATATTAAACATATTTGAGACTAGTCTTCGCCAGGGGAggtttgataaatcgcgtgt GTTGCCAGATGGATCTTTAATGAATATTACTAAAGTTTATCCCCTAGATGCAGTTTTTGATACTCCTGAAGATGTTCCTGAAGAT GTAAAATCCAGCAAGCGCTATATGGGGTCCACAAAGTGGACCATTAAG GAAGTAGCAGACTCAGTGAAAGACGATTTTGGTAGCATTGATATTCTGGTACATTCGTTAGCCAACGGACCTGAG GTTATCAAGCAACTTTTAGAAACATCAAGGTATGGGTATCTTGGTGCCATCTCTTCATCAAGCTATTCATTCGTATCTTTGCTCAAACATTTTCTCCCTATAATGAACCCAG GAAGTGCAACTATTTCTCTGAGCTACATGGCTTCTGAAAGGATCATACCTGG ATATGGTGGAGGTATGAGTGCAGCCAAAGCTGCTTTGGAGTGTGACACTAGA GTGTTGGCATTTGAAGCTGGTAGAATAAAGGGAATTAGAGTAAACACAATATCTGCAG GACCACTAAGAAGTCGTGCTGCCAAAGCGATTGGAACTGGTACTATTGATATGATGATCAATTATTCATTACAAAATGCTCCCATACAGAAAGAACTCTTTGCAG AGGAGATAGGAAATGCTGCTGCTTTCCTGGCATCACCACTAGCTTCAGCCATCACTGGGACCACCTTGTACGTAGACAACGGTTTGAATGCAATGGGCATGGCAGTTGACAGCCCAACTATAAGTGAACATCCCATGATACAGAAAAAGCTTACGCAATAA
- the LOC139862059 gene encoding obg-like ATPase 1 produces MPPKAAKSKDAPVERPILGRFSSHLKIGIVGLPNVGKSTLFNTLTKLSIPAENFPFCTIEPNEARVNIPDERFEWLCQLFKPKSEVSAFLEIHDIAGLVKGAHEGQGLGNNFLSHIRAVDGIFHVLRAFDDPDIIHVDDSVDPVRDLEVITAELRLKDIEFMRRTIEDLEKSMKRSNDKQLKVEHEVCLKVKTWLESEKDVRLGDWKAAEIEILNGFQLLTAKPVVYLVNMNEKDYSRKKNKFLPKIHAWVQEHGGEPIIPFSCALERNLADLAADEAQKYCEENKIQSALPKIIKTGFAAINLIYFFTAGPDEVKCWQIRRLSKAPQAAGAIHTDFERGFICAEVMKFEDLKEHGSESAVKAAGKYKQEGKTYVVQDGDIIFFKFNVSGGGKK; encoded by the exons atgcCTCCGAAAGCTGCGAAATCGAAGGATGCACCTGTTGAGAGGCCCATCCTCGGCCGTTTTTCATCTCATCTTAAAATCGGAATC GTCGGATTACCAAATGTAGGGAAATCAACTCTCTTCAACACTCTTACTAAGCTGTCAATACCTGCTGAGAACTTTCCGTTTTGTACGATTGAACCTAACGAGGCTCGTGTCAATATTCCTGATGAGCGGTTTGAATGGCTTTGTCAATTATTTAAGCCAAAGAGTGAG GTTTCTGCATTTCTAGAGATACATGACATTGCTGGGTTGGTTAAAGGGGCTCATGAAGGACAAGGGCTCGGAAACAATTTCTTATCTCACATTCGTGCAGTTGATGGGATATTTCATGTCTTAC GTGCATTTGATGACCCTGATATTATACATGTTGATGACTCTGTGGATCCTGTAAGAGATTTAGAAGTCATAACTGCAGAATTACGTCTGAAG GATATTGAGTTCATGAGACGAACGATTGAAGATCTTGAAAAAAGTATGAAAAGGAGCAATGACAAGCAGTTAAAAGTTGAGCATGAAGTGTGTTTGAAG GTCAAGACCTGGCTTGAGAGTGAAAAAGATGTCCGGTTAGGAGACTGGAAAGCTGCTGAAATAGAAATCTTGAATGGTTTTCAGCTGCTCACTGCTAAACCTGTTGTTTATCTG GTCAATATGAATGAGAAAGATTATTCGAGAAAAAAGAACAAGTTTCTTCCCAAGATTCATGCTTG GGTACAAGAGCATGGAGGTGAGCCAATTATCCCTTTTAGCTGTGCCCTGGAAAGAAATCTTGCTGATCTGGCGGCAGATGAAGCGCAAAAGTACTGTGAGGAGAACAAGATTCAAAG TGCTCTTCCTAAGATCATAAAGACTGGTTTTGCTGCTATTAACCTTATATACTTCTTCACTGCTGGCCCTGATGAG GTGAAATGCTGGCAAATTAGAAGGCTAAGCAAGGCTCCTCAAGCTGCAGGAGCAATTCATACTGATTTTGAAAGAGGATTTATCTGTGCTGAG GTAATGAAGTTTGAGGATCTTAAAGAGCATGGAAGTGAATCTGCTGTAAAG GCTGCTGGCAAGTACAAGCAGGAAGGGAAGACTTATGTGGTACAAGATGGAGATATAATATTTTTCAAATTTAATGTCTCCGGTGGTGGGAAGAAGTGA
- the LOC139861352 gene encoding uncharacterized protein, whose amino-acid sequence MAIVPSKKTVIAICHYGGEFETNEDGTMLYSGGEAYAVDLDDNTQLSGFKQEIAETLDSTVDGMLVKYFLPGNMKNLITVSKDKDFERMVNYYKESDQLEVFIIKEAPPVKSSMKKQAARRPQPRPVETQVAPIQPPADVIPTDTISLNEIVDIETTSEIVPVSNPIPFNPFPMVVTNNEPHVAAKQWENLITGVGQRFHSLAEFREALRKYSIAHGFNYMYKKNENQRVTVKCKAEGCEWRIHASRLSTTQLVCIKTMKPTHNCQGGTIKPAFRATRSWVGNLIKEKVKVSPKIKPKDIANDLKRDYGIELNYSQARRAKEYAREQLLGSYKDSYSELPFFCQKMMETNPGSRATFSTYEDSSFHRLFVAFHASLIGFIQGCRPLLFLDSTPLNSRYQGMLLTATSTDGNDGVFPVAFAVVDVENEDNWRWFLNELKISLNGHGPITFVADFEKGLKESLPEIFGPACFHAYCLGYVAKKLNKDLTGHFSHDARRLMVEDLYNAAYASTLTGFTKYMDNIKAISLEAYNWVLNIDTQHWANMFIGGLRYNHLTCNFGQHFYAWVSEANELPVTQLVDELRGKLMQLMYARRVESSQWLTRLTPSMEEKLKGEIVKSHSVQILQSEGTKFKVYYDDNEDVYVDVENWNCTCKDGLVSGLPCCHVLAFLESYGRSPYDLCCQYYFVENYQLAYVDSINPVPNLERLMDVEVDDGAIVVTPPNAIRPPGRTKIRKVVPGQVGPSDFLKRQLQCGKCKGLGHNKRSCKGNNNHMPQLLEANNGDMGAWQQ is encoded by the exons ATGGCAATTGTGCCATCGAAGAAGACGGTGATAGCTATCTGTCATTATGGAGGGGAGTTTGAAACAAATGAAGATGGGACAATGTTATATAGTGGTGGGGAGGCTTATGCTGTTGATCTTGATGATAATACGCAATTAAGCGGTTTTAAGCAAGAGATAGCCGAAACTCTTGATTCGACGGTTGATGGAATGTTAGTGAAGTATTTTCTGCCTGGAAATATGAAGAATCTTATTACTGTATCTAAAGATAAGGATTTTGAACGAATGGTGAACTATTATAAAGAATCTGACCAATTAGAGGTCTTTATAATAAAAGAAGCCCCACCAGTTAAATCTTCAATGAAGAAGCAGGCTGCACGTAG aCCGCAACCGAGACCAGTTGAGACACAAGTTGCTCCTATTCAGCCACCTGCTGATGTCATCCCAACTGATACAATCTCATTAAATGAAATTGTCGACATCGAAACAACAAGTGAAATCGTTCCTGTTTCTAATCCGATTCCGTTCAACCCTTTCCCTATGGTCGTAACTAATAACGAGCCGCACGTTGCTGCAAAACAATGGGAGAATCTTATAACCGGTGTCGGCCAAAGATTCCATTCGTTAGCTGAATTTCGGGAAGCGTTAAGAAAATATTCTATTGCTCACGGGTTCAATTACATGTACAAAAAGAACGAGAATCAACGCGTAACCGTAAAATGCAAAGCGGAAGGTTGTGAATGGCGTATACATGCGTCAAGACTTTCAACGACTCAATTAGTTTGTATTAAAACAATGAAACCAACACATAATTGCCAAGGAGGTACGATAAAACCCGCGTTTCGAGCTACGAGAAGTTGGGTCGGGAATTTAATAAAAGAAAAAGTTAAAGTTTCTCCAAAGATTAAGCCGAAAGACATTGCTAATGATCTTAAACGTGATTATGGAATCGAGCTTAATTACTCGCAAGCAAGGCGTGCTAAAGAGTACGCGCGTGAACAACTTTTAGGGTCGTATAAAGATTCGTATAGTGAATTACCGTTTTTTTGTCAAAAGATGATGGAAACGAATCCGGGTAGTCGTGCGACATTTAGTACGTATGAGGATTCGAGTTTTCATCGGCTTTTCGTTGCGTTTCATGCCTCGTTAATAGGTTTTATCCAAGGTTGTCGGCCTTTGCTTTTTCTTGATAGCACACCGTTGAATTCGAGGTATCAAGGTATGTTGTTGACCGCCACGTCAACGGACGGTAATGACGGGGTGTTTCCCGTTGCATTTGCGGTAGTCGATGTCGAAAACGAGGATAATTGGAGGTGGTTTTTGAATGAATTGAAAATTTCGTTAAACGGGCACGGCCCGATTACGTTTGTGGCGGACTTTGAAAAGGGTCTAAAGGAATCGTTACCCGAAATATTTGGGCCCGCGTGTTTTCATGCTTATTGTTTAGGTTATGTAGCCAAGAAACTTAATAAAGATTTAACGGGCCATTTTTCACATGATGCTAGACGACTTATGGTTGAAGATTTGTACAATGCTGCGTACGCATCAACACTTACGGGATTCACGAAATATATGGATAATATAAAAGCCATTTCTCTCGAAGCCTATAATTGGGTTTTAAATATTGACACTCAACATTGGGCTAATATGTTTATAGGTGGATTAAGGTACAATCATTTGACATGTAATTTCGGTCAACATTTTTACGCGTGGGTGTCGGAAGCAAACGAGTTACCAGTAACTCAATTGGTTGATGAATTGAGGGGAAAACTGATGCAATTGATGTACGCACGTAGAGTTGAATCAAGTCAATGGTTGACTCGTTTAACACCTTCTATGGAAGAAAAGTTAAAGGGCGAGATTGTAAAATCACACTCGGTTCAAATATTACAGTCCGAAGGAACCAAATTTAAGGTTTATTATGATGATAATGAAGATGTTTATGTTGATGTTGAGAATTGGAATTGTACATGTAAAGATGGGTTAGTTAGCGGCTTACCTTGTTGTCATGTTCTTGCTTTTTTGGAATCTTATGGTAGAAGCCCGTATGATCTTTGTTGTCAATATTATTTTGTTGAGAACTACCAATTAGCGTATGTAGATTCTATAAATCCTGTTCCAAATTTGGAAAGATTAATGGATGTTGAGGTGGATGATGGTGCGATTGTTGTGACTCCTCCAAATGCGATTCGTCCACCTGGCAGAACCAAGATACGGAAGGTTGTACCGGGTCAGGTGGGCCCGTCTGACTTTTTGAAACGTCAACTTCAATGCGGGAAGTGTAAAGGCCTTGGTCATAATAAGAGGTCTTGCAA AGGGAATAATAATCATATGCCACAACTTCTGGAAGCTAACAACGGGGACATGGGTGCTTGGCAACAATGA
- the LOC139862146 gene encoding enoyl-[acyl-carrier-protein] reductase [NADH], chloroplastic-like encodes MTSVTPNMHVAIARPSTVSSCEGSKSSIAVFSSNVKRTSCAKLKSSCYIASTKLLSMNVKSSPLRFGKMITKAMSDSSDTKPLPGLPVDLRGKRAFIAGIADDNGYGWAIAKSLAAAGAEILVGTWVPALNIFETSLRRGKFDESRVLPDGSLMEITKVYPLDAVYDTPEDVPEDIKTNKRYAGSSKWTVKEVAESVKEDFGTIDILVHSLANGPEVSKPLLETSRYGYLTAISASSYSFISLLKHFVPIMNPGGATISLTYIASERIIPGYGGGMSSAKAALESDTQVLAFEAGRKHRIRVNTISAGPLRSRAAKAIGFIDMMIDYSSENAPLQKELAAEEVGNAAAFLASPLASAITGTVLYVDNGLNAMGVGVDSPVFKDLDIPRDNRN; translated from the exons ATGACAAGTGTAACTCCTAATATGCACGTTGCTATTGCAAGACCATCTACGGTTTCTTCATGTGAAGGTTCGAAGTCGAGCATTGCAGTTTTCAGTAGCAATGTTAAAAGGACATCATGTGCAAAGCTTAAAAGCTCGTGTTACATCGCTTCTACAAAGTTATTATCTATGAACGTAAAATCGAGTCCTTTGAGATTTGGAAAGATGATCACAAAAGCCATGTCAGATTCCAGTGACACAAAACCCCTTCCAGGGCTGCCTGTTGATCTAAGAG GAAAGAGGGCTTTCATTGCTGGTATAGCTGATGATAATGGATACGGTTGGGCAATAGCCAAATCTCTTGCTGCTGCTGGTGCCGAGATTCTTGTTGGCACGTGGGTCCCA GCACTGAATATATTTGAGACTAGTCTTCGAAGGGGGAAGTTTGACGAATCACGCGT GTTGCCAGATGGGTCTTTAATGGAGATCACTAAAGTGTATCCCTTAGATGCTGTGTATGATACACCTGAAGATGTTCCCGAGGAT ATTAAAACAAACAAACGCTATGCAGGGTCCTCAAAGTGGACTGTTAAG GAAGTAGCTGAATCTGTGAAAGAAGACTTTGGCACTATTGACATCCTTGTGCATTCATTAGCCAATGGACCTGAG GTTAGCAAACCTCTATTGGAAACATCACGTTATGGGTATTTAACTGCCATCTCTGCATCAAGCTATTCTTTCATATCTTTGCTCAAGCATTTCGTCCCAATAATGAACCCAG GTGGTGCTACAATTTCTCTGACTTACATTGCTTCTGAAAGAATTATACCTGG ATATGGCGGAGGTATGAGTTCAGCCAAGGCTGCTTTGGAGAGTGACACACAA GTGTTGGCGTTTGAAGCTGGAAGAAAACATAGAATTAGAGTGAACACAATATCTGCAG GACCACTAAGAAGTCGTGCAGCCAAAGCGATTGGCTTTATTGATATGATGATTGACTATTCATCAGAAAATGCACCACTACAGAAAGAATTAGCTGCAG AGGAAGTGGGGAATGCTGCTGCTTTTCTGGCATCACCGCTGGCTTCTGCCATCACTGGTACAGTTTTGTATGTAGACAACGGTCTGAATGCAATGGGAGTTGGAGTTGACAGCCCTGTTTTTAAGGATCTTGACATTCCAAGAGATAACCGAAATTAA